Within the Bacteroidota bacterium genome, the region CACGAGCTGGATCTTGTCCGCTCTGTTTGCTCTAAGGCAAGAAATTAAATTGGTCTTGCAAGGGCAAAAATAGAAAAGTTTTAAATAGTGAAATAGTATATAAAAATCTTCAAAAAAAATTTGGAGATAACACAGAATCTCGTTGAAAAATTTCTACCGAAAGAAGAAGGCATGCAATACCCGCTTTGCATAGATGGAAAATTAAACTGTCCGCCTGAGGATTGTGGCGGAATCCCCGGCTTTTACCGGATGCTTGAAATCATAAAAAGCAAGAAACATCCGGAGAAAAAAGAAATGCTTGAATGGCTCGGTGATAAGTATGACGCGCAGTATTTTGACATGGAATCGGTCAATGAAGCGTTGTCAAAACTTGATGAATACATCAAGGAATCTAACGGACTCGGTTAAAGGACATCTCAATTCCCTTCCCGAAAACATTAAACTGCTCTCGTTCACAGGACTTATTGCAGACACGTAGCAAGATTGCGTTTGCCTTGTCCAAATGTACAATGGCAAACGCAATCTTGCGGGGGAAGTTTCCCCCGTGCCCCCTAATAAAATACAGAAGTTATAGTATTACTACTACTTTTTAGATGTAGATTTTATCTGGGAGCTAAGTGAAACTCTACTGAAAAACCTGGACTAACATCGTCTCTAAACCAAAATTCTTTTCCTTTTAACTTTCTGATATGATAAGCA harbors:
- a CDS encoding plasmid pRiA4b ORF-3 family protein; this encodes MEITQNLVEKFLPKEEGMQYPLCIDGKLNCPPEDCGGIPGFYRMLEIIKSKKHPEKKEMLEWLGDKYDAQYFDMESVNEALSKLDEYIKESNGLG